The following is a genomic window from Williamwhitmania sp..
TGAAAACCAAGCGACCAAAACGAATTGATGGGCTCGATGGTGAGCTGTTTATGTGGCTTAAGGATAAGCATGCGCTGAATGAGTCTCCAGAGAAGTTGACTGCCATATCTAGCGGTGACAACTTTGAGGTTAAGGCCACCTACTTCGACATCGACCTAAACAAGCACGTAACCTCCACGCGCTACATCGATTGGATGATGGACTCGCTGCCACTTGATTTTTGCCGAACCAACTATCCAAAGCGTTTTTCCATTAACTATCTCAAGGAGACAATGCCTGGGGAAGTTATTCGTTTTATGCGCAGTAAGGGGGATGCTCAAAGCTGTTTCCACTTTGAGGGATTAAACCTCACCAGCAACACCAATGCTTTTAGAGGAAAGATTGAGTTTTGAGTTTTCCAATTTTTACCTAATTTGAAAGTGCTGAACAAGGTCAAGAATTATTACTTTTGGATGG
Proteins encoded in this region:
- a CDS encoding acyl-ACP thioesterase domain-containing protein, giving the protein MELTDKDLTLFTPYRITSADTDMDARLRLSGLSNLLIQSAISSADSLGFGFGGLKQQHLFWVLSRMTIEIYRPLKWYEEAVVETWPKDIEGIIYLRDFIVRDKAGEVVAKATSGWLAIDLKTKRPKRIDGLDGELFMWLKDKHALNESPEKLTAISSGDNFEVKATYFDIDLNKHVTSTRYIDWMMDSLPLDFCRTNYPKRFSINYLKETMPGEVIRFMRSKGDAQSCFHFEGLNLTSNTNAFRGKIEF